A section of the Triticum dicoccoides isolate Atlit2015 ecotype Zavitan chromosome 7A, WEW_v2.0, whole genome shotgun sequence genome encodes:
- the LOC119331481 gene encoding DNA-repair protein XRCC1-like isoform X1 produces the protein MPESSSDPGNGKGKRSLPSWMGSGDGGGGGGGGGGSPGKKNHAEETHKRAQAGPDFSKLLDGVVFVLSGFVNPERGRLRSQALDMGAVYRPDWSDDCTLLVCAFANTPKFRQVQSENGTIVAKEWISESHSQRKLVDIEPYLMHAGNPWRKNKVPVDSSQGDQKKPRKEHEKQPEKTHAKTPPSAATKAGRSDAINKQFSPSKIKQWAMDDFAKTISWLESQEEKPEPNELKAIAAEGVITCLQDAIESLEQGNDISGVAEQWSFVPHVVDELVRLDREGSSLSKEQLAKLATKCKKIYQAELAHMDGGDKKGKERPGKAGTDDAEYDSDDTIEMTEEEIDLACRQFSGISSS, from the exons ATGCCGGAATCGAGCTCGGATCCGGGCAATGGCAAGGGCAAGAGGAGCCTACCCTCCTGGAtgggctccggcgacggcggcggcggcggaggcggaggcgggggaAGTCCAGGCAAGAAGAATCACGCGGAGGAGACCCACAAGAGGGCTCAAGCAGGGCCGGATTTCTCCAAACTCTTG GATGGTGTGGTCTTTGTGCTGTCAGGGTTCGTGAACCCCGAGAGGGGCAGGCTGCGCTCCCAGGCGCTGGATATGGGGGCGGTGTACCGGCCCGATTGGTCTGATGATTGCACGCTTCTTGTCTGCGCGTTTGCCAACACCCCCAAGTTTCGGCAAGTCCAGTCGGAGAATGGAACCATCGTCGCTAAG GAATGGATCTCAGAATCTCACAGCCAAAGAAAACTCGTTGATATTGAGCCTTACCTTATGCATGCTGGAAATCCATGGCGCAAAAATAAAGTGCCAGTTGATTCCAGTCAAGGTG ATCAGAAGAAGCCACGTAAAGAGCATGAAAAGCAACCTGAGAAGACTCATGCTAAGACACCGCCCTCTGCTGCCACTAAG GCAGGACGTTCAGATGCTATAAACAAACAATTTTCACCTTCAAAAATTAAACAAtgggcaatggatgattttgcaaaGACAATATCTTGGTTGGAGAGCCAAGAAGAGAAG CCAGAGCCAAACGAATTAAAGGCAATAGCTGCTGAAGGGGTTATCACTTGTCTTCAGGATGCCATTGAATCCCTTGAGCAAGGCAAT GATATCAGCGGAGTGGCGGAGCAGTGGAGCTTCGTCCCCCATGTTGTGGACGAGCTAGTGCGGCTGGACAGAGAGGGCTCATCGCTGTCTAAAGAGCAGCTGGCCAAACTAGCAACCAAATGCAAGAAAATCTACCAGGCCGAGCTTGCGCACATGGACGGTGGTGACAAGAAGGGCAAGGAGCGCCCCGGGAAGGCTGGGACGGACGATGCTGAGTATGACAGCGATGATACAATTGAGATGACGGAGGAAGAGATCGACCTCGCTTGTAGACAGTTCTCGGGGATTAGTAGTAGCTAG
- the LOC119331481 gene encoding DNA-repair protein XRCC1-like isoform X2, whose translation MPESSSDPGNGKGKRSLPSWMGSGDGGGGGGGGGGSPGKKNHAEETHKRAQAGPDFSKLLDGVVFVLSGFVNPERGRLRSQALDMGAVYRPDWSDDCTLLVCAFANTPKFRQVQSENGTIVAKEWISESHSQRKLVDIEPYLMHAGNPWRKNKVPVDSSQDQKKPRKEHEKQPEKTHAKTPPSAATKAGRSDAINKQFSPSKIKQWAMDDFAKTISWLESQEEKPEPNELKAIAAEGVITCLQDAIESLEQGNDISGVAEQWSFVPHVVDELVRLDREGSSLSKEQLAKLATKCKKIYQAELAHMDGGDKKGKERPGKAGTDDAEYDSDDTIEMTEEEIDLACRQFSGISSS comes from the exons ATGCCGGAATCGAGCTCGGATCCGGGCAATGGCAAGGGCAAGAGGAGCCTACCCTCCTGGAtgggctccggcgacggcggcggcggcggaggcggaggcgggggaAGTCCAGGCAAGAAGAATCACGCGGAGGAGACCCACAAGAGGGCTCAAGCAGGGCCGGATTTCTCCAAACTCTTG GATGGTGTGGTCTTTGTGCTGTCAGGGTTCGTGAACCCCGAGAGGGGCAGGCTGCGCTCCCAGGCGCTGGATATGGGGGCGGTGTACCGGCCCGATTGGTCTGATGATTGCACGCTTCTTGTCTGCGCGTTTGCCAACACCCCCAAGTTTCGGCAAGTCCAGTCGGAGAATGGAACCATCGTCGCTAAG GAATGGATCTCAGAATCTCACAGCCAAAGAAAACTCGTTGATATTGAGCCTTACCTTATGCATGCTGGAAATCCATGGCGCAAAAATAAAGTGCCAGTTGATTCCAGTCAAG ATCAGAAGAAGCCACGTAAAGAGCATGAAAAGCAACCTGAGAAGACTCATGCTAAGACACCGCCCTCTGCTGCCACTAAG GCAGGACGTTCAGATGCTATAAACAAACAATTTTCACCTTCAAAAATTAAACAAtgggcaatggatgattttgcaaaGACAATATCTTGGTTGGAGAGCCAAGAAGAGAAG CCAGAGCCAAACGAATTAAAGGCAATAGCTGCTGAAGGGGTTATCACTTGTCTTCAGGATGCCATTGAATCCCTTGAGCAAGGCAAT GATATCAGCGGAGTGGCGGAGCAGTGGAGCTTCGTCCCCCATGTTGTGGACGAGCTAGTGCGGCTGGACAGAGAGGGCTCATCGCTGTCTAAAGAGCAGCTGGCCAAACTAGCAACCAAATGCAAGAAAATCTACCAGGCCGAGCTTGCGCACATGGACGGTGGTGACAAGAAGGGCAAGGAGCGCCCCGGGAAGGCTGGGACGGACGATGCTGAGTATGACAGCGATGATACAATTGAGATGACGGAGGAAGAGATCGACCTCGCTTGTAGACAGTTCTCGGGGATTAGTAGTAGCTAG